The genomic window ATGAAAAGCAAGAAAAAGTATTTTTAGCTCGTGATCGCTTAGGTGTAAAACCATTGTTTTATAAAAAGTCAGATGGACAGTTATTGTTTGCGTCTGAATTAAAAGCGATATTAGCACATCGAGATGTAAAGTCGGAAGTAGGATATGAAGGTTTAGCAGAAATATTTGGGCTTGGGCCATCTCGTTCGCCTGGGCATGGTTTATTTCGTGGAATAGAAGAGTTACGCCCTGCACATGCGATGAGTTTTTCTAAGACATCTGGTTTTAAAGTATGGCGCTATTGGGATGTTGTAAGTAAACAACATACCGACTCGTTAGATGAAACGACAGAACGAGTTCGATTTTTAGTGAAAGATGCAGTCACACGCCAGCTTGTATCAGACGTGCCAGTTTGTACATTTTTGTCTGGTGGTGTGGATTCGAGTGCCATTACGGCCATAGCCGCACATGTTTTTGCAAATGAAGGGAAAGGGCCACTTCACACGTATTCAATAGACTACGAGGATAATGACAAATTCTTTAAAGCGAATGACTTTCAGCCTAATTCAGATGCTCCGTGGATAGAGAAAATGTCAAACGAGTTTCAAACAGTTCATCATAATGCGGTGATCACACAGCAAGCGTTAGCAGATTACTTACATGAAGCCGTTCTTGTTCGTGACCAACCGGGCATGGCGGATGTGGATTCATCGTTGTTGTGGTTTTGCAATGAAATTAAAAAGAACTTCGTCGTAGGCTTATCAGGTGAGTGTGCCGATGAAATTTTCGGAGGATACCCGTGGTTTCATCGTCCAGAAGATTTGCAACGTGGCGGATTTCCATGGATGCGTTCAACCGATCAGCGTGTTCAATTACTGCAGAATAGCTGGCAAAAGAAGCTCAATATTCATGAATATGTAAAAGATAAGTATGACAAAACAATAAAAGAGACACCTGTGTTAGATGGCGAATCTCAGCTTGAAACGTTTCGTCGGCAGTTATTTTATTTAAATATGCAATGGTTTATGACTACATTGTTAGATCGTAAGGATCGTATGAGTATGGGAGCTAGTTTGGAAGTGCGTGTTCCGTTTGCAGATCATCGTCTAGTTGAATACGTATGGAATATTCCATGGGAGATGAAAATGCACGGTAACCGTGAAAAAGGTATACTTCGCAGAGCTTTAGAAGGAATCTTACCTGATGATGTCCTGTATCGCAAAAAAAGCCCGTACCCGAAAACACACAACCCAGCTTACACTGAAGCGGTAAAAAAGTGGGTTAACGGCTTATTAGAGGATAAAAACTCTGCGCTTTACGAATTTTTAGATCACAAGCAATTAAAAGACATCATACAATCAAATGGTAATGCCTTTACAGTTCCATGGTTTGGGCAGCTCATGACAGGTCCGCAACTAATTGCACACTTAGGTCAAATTCACGTATGGTTCAAGGAATATAATATAAATGTTGTAGAATAGTGTAGGTATGATAAAAATAAATGCTTTAGAAATGTGTGTTTCATAAAAATAAATGTTGTAGCATAGTAGGTACGATTCGAGTAAATGTCTTAGCATAATAGGATGATTCGAATAAATGTCTTAGCATAATAGGTTTCAAATAAAATGTGGTAGAATAAGGTTTATTTAAAAGGGCGATGCGTCGTCCTTTTTTTGTGTTTAGAGAAGTATGCTTTAAATTAAAGCCTTCTAGGGTATTGTAAGACGAGAGCCTTGCGCTATTGAAATGTATGGTTAAGCTGGATAGCATACGTATTTGGAAGTTTAGACGTATGCTGTAGTAATAAACTCATCATGTCCTTACAATTTTTTGAAACAGTGTCACTTTTTTATTTTCTAAATGTGAGAGATTATATTGGTGTTTTTAATTTTTTTAATGTACAATATTTGTATAACTATTGTATAACGAAGAGGGGCGTAAGTATGACAAGTCGAATAGTCGTGCTGGGAGCTGGTCCAGGGGGATTAGCAGCAGCAATGTTACTGGCAAGTCAGGGATATCAAGTCGATGTATATGAAAAACAACCTT from Bacillus sp. HMF5848 includes these protein-coding regions:
- the asnB gene encoding asparagine synthase (glutamine-hydrolyzing); protein product: MCGITGWIDFNQNLTHEHPQLNKMAETLTKRGPDDTNTWTTTHAAFGHKRLIVVDPAGGKQPMTRDKLSTSYTICYNGELYNTEDIRKELRKRGYTFQGHSDTEVLLLSYIEWQEQCVDYLNGIFAFAVWDEKQEKVFLARDRLGVKPLFYKKSDGQLLFASELKAILAHRDVKSEVGYEGLAEIFGLGPSRSPGHGLFRGIEELRPAHAMSFSKTSGFKVWRYWDVVSKQHTDSLDETTERVRFLVKDAVTRQLVSDVPVCTFLSGGVDSSAITAIAAHVFANEGKGPLHTYSIDYEDNDKFFKANDFQPNSDAPWIEKMSNEFQTVHHNAVITQQALADYLHEAVLVRDQPGMADVDSSLLWFCNEIKKNFVVGLSGECADEIFGGYPWFHRPEDLQRGGFPWMRSTDQRVQLLQNSWQKKLNIHEYVKDKYDKTIKETPVLDGESQLETFRRQLFYLNMQWFMTTLLDRKDRMSMGASLEVRVPFADHRLVEYVWNIPWEMKMHGNREKGILRRALEGILPDDVLYRKKSPYPKTHNPAYTEAVKKWVNGLLEDKNSALYEFLDHKQLKDIIQSNGNAFTVPWFGQLMTGPQLIAHLGQIHVWFKEYNINVVE